From a single Aquincola tertiaricarbonis genomic region:
- a CDS encoding response regulator codes for MAMRTTVLVLEDDDSIRQLLAATLRAEGHQIEEATNVRDGRTLASNRPIDVYLVDLGLPDGDGVEFIRWLRGWTQRPVIVLSARVHEAHKVVALDAGADDFVSKPFSVAELHARMRVALRHAARTAMGGSTRLMLGELCVDLDARSVQRGDERIRLTGTQWRLLEALARHAGRVVTSAALLREVWGPGHDEQLHYLRIYVRQLRQKLEADPTNPVYLLNETGVGYRLVSR; via the coding sequence ATGGCCATGCGCACCACGGTGCTGGTTCTGGAAGACGACGACAGCATCCGCCAGCTGCTGGCGGCCACCTTGCGGGCCGAAGGCCACCAGATCGAAGAAGCGACGAACGTGCGCGACGGCCGCACGCTCGCCAGCAACCGGCCGATCGATGTCTACCTGGTCGATCTGGGCCTGCCCGACGGCGACGGCGTCGAGTTCATCCGCTGGCTGCGCGGTTGGACCCAGCGGCCGGTGATCGTGCTCTCGGCCCGCGTGCACGAAGCGCACAAGGTGGTGGCGCTGGATGCCGGCGCCGACGACTTCGTGAGCAAGCCCTTCAGCGTGGCCGAGCTGCACGCCCGCATGCGGGTGGCGTTGCGCCACGCGGCGCGCACGGCCATGGGCGGCAGCACCCGCCTGATGCTCGGTGAGCTTTGCGTGGACCTGGACGCCCGCAGCGTGCAGCGCGGTGATGAGCGCATCCGCCTGACCGGCACGCAGTGGCGGCTGCTGGAGGCGCTGGCCCGGCATGCCGGGCGCGTGGTCACCAGCGCGGCCCTGCTGCGCGAGGTGTGGGGGCCGGGGCACGACGAGCAGCTGCACTACCTGCGCATCTACGTGCGGCAGCTGCGCCAGAAGCTCGAGGCGGACCCGACCAACCCGGTGTACCTGCTCAACGAAACCGGTGTCGGCTACCGGCTGGTGAGCCGCTGA